A genomic stretch from Flavobacterium humidisoli includes:
- a CDS encoding alpha/beta fold hydrolase has protein sequence MGIKKGIRFITLKSVGSYINFLSYVRPQKAIELSYALFSQPRIGKLQKEKLPKILKNTETEIFHHNEHHFQTYVWKGNETKILLVHGWESNSSRWKKTLPHLQKSGSTIIALDAPAHGQSSGKEFNVPLYAEFINKAVEQYQPEIIIGHSIGGAACVYHQYLFPNTSINKMVILGAPSELKTLIDNYVSMLSLNTKMFSLLESKFLDRFNFKLEDFSGQKFASEFTIPGFIAHDTTDKIVAFEEGQKIASNWKNSQFIETSGLGHGMHDDQLYEKVIEFLFSEGSK, from the coding sequence TTGGGAATTAAAAAAGGCATTCGTTTTATTACATTAAAATCTGTTGGATCTTACATTAATTTTTTGAGTTATGTGCGTCCGCAAAAAGCTATTGAACTTTCTTATGCACTTTTCAGCCAACCGAGAATTGGCAAATTGCAGAAAGAAAAACTTCCTAAGATTTTAAAAAACACTGAAACAGAAATTTTTCATCATAACGAACATCATTTTCAAACTTATGTTTGGAAAGGAAATGAAACCAAAATTTTATTAGTTCACGGTTGGGAAAGCAATTCTTCACGCTGGAAAAAGACGTTGCCACATCTTCAAAAATCTGGAAGCACAATTATAGCTCTTGACGCTCCTGCACACGGACAAAGCAGCGGAAAAGAATTTAACGTGCCGCTTTACGCTGAATTTATCAATAAAGCAGTAGAACAATACCAGCCCGAAATTATTATCGGACATTCTATTGGAGGTGCAGCTTGCGTTTACCATCAATATTTATTTCCAAATACAAGTATCAATAAAATGGTGATTTTAGGAGCTCCTTCGGAGTTAAAAACGTTAATTGACAATTACGTTTCAATGCTGAGCCTAAATACCAAAATGTTTTCTCTTTTAGAAAGTAAATTCTTGGACCGATTCAATTTTAAATTGGAAGATTTTTCGGGACAGAAATTTGCTTCAGAATTTACAATTCCTGGATTTATTGCTCATGATACTACAGACAAAATCGTAGCTTTTGAAGAAGGCCAAAAAATAGCAAGCAATTGGAAAAATAGTCAGTTTATTGAAACTTCTGGTTTAGGCCACGGAATGCATGATGATCAATTGTATGAGAAAGTAATTGAGTTTTTGTTTTCGGAAGGTTCAAAGTAG
- a CDS encoding antibiotic biosynthesis monooxygenase family protein → MIAVIFEVIPNEGKKEEYLDIAASLRPELDHIEGFISIERFQSFTDPSKVLSLSFWKDEESIQQWRNLEIHRHAQAKGRNEVFKDYHLRIATVVRDYGMFERKETPEDSSVFHDS, encoded by the coding sequence ATGATAGCTGTAATTTTTGAAGTTATTCCGAATGAAGGAAAAAAAGAAGAATATCTGGATATAGCAGCGAGTCTGCGCCCAGAATTAGACCATATTGAAGGATTTATTTCGATAGAAAGGTTTCAGAGTTTTACCGATCCTTCAAAAGTTTTGTCTTTATCATTTTGGAAAGATGAAGAAAGCATTCAGCAATGGCGAAATCTTGAAATTCATCGTCATGCTCAAGCAAAAGGCAGAAATGAAGTTTTTAAAGATTATCATTTAAGAATTGCAACTGTCGTTCGTGATTATGGAATGTTTGAAAGAAAAGAAACTCCAGAAGATAGTTCCGTTTTTCATGACTCATAA
- a CDS encoding cytochrome P450, which translates to MNSTLFLQSDSIDPYLIYKTMLQNNPVYWDETNKIWAIYSYEDCVSILKNPKAEILDVNPGNKQKLNKTALEILNNLTRLSNGIQHEISKEIAMLLFLKMKSVDINSIISQLIKNNLVENKIDWVNSVCKTLPVLVVLKSFGFEEKDCEFISTQIESLVKIMLPQKTEEQVKSINKISEQIFSIAEKQLSSLRFFESLSPKISESNSLSLDEIKTISISNLIGLFIQSFDAGRGILSNSLLQILNNKTFSSKQEIEKSIIETLRFDPPIHNTRRIATEDIPISGSLIKKNDPILAVLASANRDPKKFENELKFDIERNNNAENLTFGIGPHMCLAKHFSIHLTTEALWFLFNELKTVEILENNIQYEPMINARLPKAIWISLQ; encoded by the coding sequence ATGAATTCAACTTTATTCCTTCAATCTGATAGCATCGATCCTTATTTGATCTATAAAACCATGTTACAAAACAATCCCGTTTATTGGGATGAAACCAATAAAATATGGGCAATATATTCTTATGAAGATTGCGTTTCTATTCTGAAAAATCCTAAAGCCGAGATTCTAGATGTAAATCCAGGCAATAAACAAAAACTGAACAAAACGGCGTTAGAAATTTTAAATAACCTAACAAGATTATCAAATGGGATACAACATGAAATTTCAAAAGAAATCGCAATGTTGTTGTTTTTAAAAATGAAATCTGTCGATATCAATTCAATTATTTCTCAATTAATAAAGAATAATTTAGTTGAAAATAAAATAGATTGGGTAAATTCGGTTTGCAAAACACTTCCAGTTTTGGTTGTTTTGAAAAGTTTTGGTTTTGAAGAAAAGGACTGTGAATTTATTTCAACCCAGATAGAATCTTTGGTTAAAATAATGCTTCCGCAGAAAACTGAAGAGCAAGTGAAATCTATAAATAAAATCTCTGAACAGATCTTTTCAATTGCAGAAAAACAGCTTTCTTCATTACGCTTTTTCGAATCTTTATCCCCAAAAATTTCCGAATCAAATTCTCTTTCGCTTGACGAAATCAAAACGATAAGCATTAGCAATTTAATTGGATTATTTATTCAGAGTTTTGATGCCGGAAGAGGAATTTTGAGTAATTCGCTCTTGCAGATTCTAAATAACAAAACTTTTTCCAGTAAACAGGAAATTGAAAAATCGATTATCGAAACTTTGCGATTTGATCCGCCTATTCATAATACAAGAAGAATTGCAACGGAAGATATTCCCATTAGCGGAAGTCTAATTAAAAAAAATGATCCTATTTTAGCTGTTCTTGCGTCGGCAAATCGAGATCCGAAGAAGTTTGAAAATGAATTGAAATTTGATATTGAAAGAAATAATAACGCTGAAAATCTAACTTTTGGAATTGGCCCTCATATGTGTCTGGCAAAACATTTCTCCATTCATTTGACTACTGAAGCTTTATGGTTTTTATTTAATGAGCTTAAAACCGTTGAAATTTTAGAAAATAATATTCAGTATGAACCAATGATTAATGCCCGATTACCAAAAGCAATCTGGATTTCATTACAATAA
- a CDS encoding ArsR/SmtB family transcription factor yields MEDQFIKTASLIGDPTRASILWTLMDGRAFTATELAVSVNTSPQNISMHLGKLLDADLLCVEKQGRHKYYRFSNKEVAYALEAMASLVPKSEVASKSKTETYPPIKFCRTCYDHLAGKIGVALTDSLLEQKIILDQNNTFEISSEGEKWFSDFGINLEEAQKQKRIFLKPCLDWSERRNHIAGSVGTLLFNKMLKEDWLRKNENSRAITVTGKGEKELLKYFKIIV; encoded by the coding sequence ATGGAAGATCAATTTATAAAAACAGCATCTTTAATTGGCGATCCTACGCGCGCCTCAATTTTGTGGACTTTAATGGACGGAAGAGCTTTTACAGCTACAGAATTGGCAGTAAGCGTCAACACATCTCCACAAAATATTAGTATGCATTTAGGGAAGCTTCTCGATGCCGATTTACTTTGTGTAGAAAAACAAGGGCGTCATAAATATTATCGATTTTCAAATAAAGAAGTCGCGTATGCGCTTGAAGCAATGGCAAGTTTAGTTCCAAAGTCTGAGGTTGCTTCAAAAAGTAAAACAGAAACTTATCCTCCAATAAAATTCTGCAGAACTTGCTATGATCATCTAGCGGGAAAAATTGGTGTGGCTTTAACGGATAGTTTATTGGAACAAAAAATAATATTAGACCAAAATAATACTTTTGAAATAAGTTCAGAAGGGGAAAAGTGGTTTTCAGATTTTGGAATTAATTTAGAAGAAGCACAAAAACAAAAACGAATTTTCTTAAAACCATGTTTAGATTGGAGCGAACGTAGAAATCATATTGCCGGTTCGGTTGGAACATTGCTTTTTAATAAAATGCTAAAAGAAGACTGGCTCAGAAAAAATGAAAATTCGCGAGCTATTACGGTTACCGGAAAAGGAGAAAAAGAGCTGTTGAAATATTTTAAAATTATTGTTTAG
- a CDS encoding DUF4173 domain-containing protein, which produces MKKHQIILACTAVFILLFYNQSVGINISVFGVVLTLLISYFFQEKFVDRSHLVLVMTSILSCFAFAWYGDAASFFALALSILFLQFKTQDGELKMIQVFPLIVLNGFTSIGRIFIFKQWLPERKIHNDFAKKLVAFVLIPVIFLGLFFIVYSFGSDHFSSLFTDYELDINLPQLIAMCILGFYISFSFWNYWVPDTCYEYNPKLNNDFTNISEVKNQSTFSFLDLDFERKSGVITLFLLNIMLLVFIATYNYEQFFEAVEKTNLSSDTHERVNAVIFSILMAVGVILFYFKGGFNFDEKASSLKMLAKVWLGLNVVLIISAIIKNSEYVSFYGLTYKRLGVYAFLILAIIGLVVSFQKISKQKTNAFLFNQMLWYFYGTILLCSYVNWGSLITNYNISVNKGVEPVFLSGLNFNDETRREYFKKNNLDGKYAESVREEMIWNYQDASFLSKALYYEFLDKNK; this is translated from the coding sequence ATGAAAAAACATCAAATTATCTTAGCCTGTACAGCAGTTTTTATACTGCTTTTTTACAACCAATCTGTGGGAATCAATATTTCTGTTTTCGGTGTAGTTCTTACGCTCTTGATTAGTTATTTCTTTCAAGAGAAGTTTGTCGACAGATCACATTTAGTTCTTGTAATGACATCTATTTTGTCTTGTTTCGCCTTTGCATGGTACGGAGATGCAGCATCATTTTTTGCTTTAGCTTTATCAATACTCTTTTTACAATTCAAAACCCAAGACGGAGAACTCAAAATGATTCAGGTTTTCCCTCTAATAGTCTTAAACGGATTTACTTCTATTGGGCGAATTTTTATCTTTAAGCAATGGCTTCCAGAAAGAAAAATCCATAATGATTTTGCTAAAAAGCTAGTTGCCTTTGTTCTTATTCCAGTGATCTTCTTAGGATTGTTTTTTATTGTTTATTCTTTCGGAAGTGATCATTTTTCTTCATTATTTACAGATTATGAGTTGGATATCAATTTGCCACAATTAATTGCAATGTGCATTTTGGGCTTTTACATCTCGTTCAGTTTTTGGAATTATTGGGTTCCAGACACTTGTTATGAGTACAATCCAAAATTAAATAATGATTTTACCAATATTTCTGAAGTAAAAAATCAAAGTACTTTTTCGTTTTTAGATCTTGATTTCGAAAGAAAAAGCGGTGTAATCACTTTGTTTCTCTTAAATATCATGTTGCTAGTTTTTATCGCAACTTACAATTACGAGCAGTTTTTTGAAGCAGTAGAAAAAACAAATTTAAGTTCTGACACGCACGAACGCGTAAACGCCGTAATTTTTTCAATCTTAATGGCGGTTGGAGTAATCTTATTTTATTTTAAAGGAGGTTTTAATTTTGATGAAAAAGCTTCTTCTTTAAAAATGCTGGCTAAAGTATGGCTTGGACTAAATGTGGTTTTAATTATAAGCGCGATTATTAAAAACTCAGAGTATGTTTCTTTTTATGGTCTTACTTATAAAAGGTTAGGGGTGTATGCTTTTCTAATTTTAGCCATTATCGGATTAGTAGTCTCATTTCAAAAAATCAGCAAACAGAAAACAAATGCTTTTCTTTTCAATCAAATGCTTTGGTATTTCTACGGAACAATTCTGTTATGCAGTTATGTAAACTGGGGAAGTCTTATTACAAACTATAATATTTCTGTAAACAAAGGAGTAGAACCAGTTTTCCTTAGCGGATTAAATTTTAATGATGAAACTCGACGAGAATATTTCAAAAAGAACAATTTAGACGGAAAATATGCAGAATCAGTTAGAGAAGAAATGATTTGGAATTATCAAGATGCTAGCTTTTTATCTAAAGCTTTATACTACGAGTTTTTGGATAAAAATAAATAA
- a CDS encoding Txe/YoeB family addiction module toxin has translation MGKYFVEFDDIARKDLKNHYKSGNKATIKKIEKILLELTETPFFGEGQPEELKYSLNGYWSRRINQKDRMIYRVEEEIVTVIIVSAMGHYSDK, from the coding sequence ATGGGGAAGTATTTTGTAGAATTTGACGATATTGCTCGTAAAGATTTGAAAAATCACTATAAATCAGGAAATAAAGCTACCATAAAAAAGATTGAAAAAATACTTTTAGAACTAACTGAAACCCCTTTTTTTGGAGAAGGACAACCAGAGGAGTTGAAGTATAGCCTTAATGGATATTGGTCTAGAAGAATTAATCAAAAAGATAGAATGATTTATCGTGTAGAAGAAGAGATTGTCACCGTTATTATAGTTTCTGCAATGGGTCATTACTCAGATAAATAA
- the rluF gene encoding 23S rRNA pseudouridine(2604) synthase RluF, whose product MEENLKRLNKFIGETGYCSRREADKLIEEGRVTINGAVAEMGTKVSPDDEIRINGKLIVEKNEKLVYLAFNKPVGIECTTNLEVKNNIVDYINYPKRIFPIGRLDKASEGLIFMTNDGDIVNKILRARNNHEKEYTVTVDRPITDRFIQRMGNGVPILDTVTKKCKVEQISKYTFKIILTQGLNRQIRRMAEYLGYEVTALKRIRIINISLDVPVGRYRDLTDDEIKELNQLIEPSSKTEEASFPKVETSSSASTPTRRKNFISKHDPRFKKRGDNK is encoded by the coding sequence ATGGAAGAAAATTTAAAACGTCTTAATAAATTTATTGGAGAAACGGGTTATTGTTCTCGTCGTGAAGCCGATAAATTAATCGAAGAAGGACGCGTTACAATAAATGGCGCTGTAGCTGAAATGGGAACTAAAGTTTCGCCAGATGACGAAATACGCATTAATGGTAAACTAATCGTGGAGAAAAACGAAAAATTGGTTTATCTGGCTTTCAACAAACCTGTTGGAATTGAATGCACAACTAATTTGGAGGTTAAAAATAATATCGTTGACTATATTAATTACCCAAAACGTATTTTTCCAATCGGAAGATTGGATAAGGCCAGTGAAGGACTGATTTTTATGACCAATGATGGTGATATTGTAAATAAGATTCTTCGTGCCAGAAACAATCACGAGAAAGAATACACGGTAACAGTTGACAGACCAATTACAGATCGTTTTATTCAGCGTATGGGAAATGGTGTTCCGATTTTGGATACTGTTACCAAAAAATGTAAAGTAGAACAAATCAGTAAGTATACCTTTAAAATCATTTTAACACAGGGATTAAACCGTCAAATTAGAAGAATGGCCGAATACTTGGGTTATGAAGTAACGGCGCTTAAACGTATCAGAATTATCAATATTTCTTTGGATGTTCCTGTCGGGCGTTATCGCGATTTAACAGATGATGAGATAAAAGAATTAAATCAGTTAATTGAGCCTTCTAGCAAAACTGAAGAGGCGAGTTTTCCTAAAGTTGAAACTTCGTCTTCAGCTTCCACTCCAACTAGAAGAAAAAATTTTATCTCAAAACACGATCCTCGATTTAAAAAAAGGGGAGATAATAAATAA
- a CDS encoding Nif3-like dinuclear metal center hexameric protein, which produces MKIKNIISSLEEMAPLAYAEDFDNVGLLVGDSETESTGVLVCHDALESVIDEAVAKNCNLVVCFHPILFSGIKKITGKNYVERAILKAIKNDIAIYAVHTALDNHSQGVNKIFCDALGLKNTKVLIPKQNFIQKLVTFTVPDNADKVRNAMFAAGAGTIGNYDNCSFNTEGFFTFQGNEDSNPVIGEKGKLHTGEEIKIEVVFEKHLQSRILKALFANHIYEEVAYEIYDLKNSHQNIGLGMIGELENEMEEKDFLVSVKEKMIADGIRHSAFLGKKIKKVAVLGGSGSFAIKNAIQAGADAFLTADLKYHQFYEAENKLLLADIGHFESERYTKNYIVDYLRKKILNFAIILSEENTNPVKYL; this is translated from the coding sequence ATGAAAATCAAAAATATTATATCGTCTCTTGAAGAAATGGCTCCTTTGGCTTATGCCGAAGATTTTGACAATGTCGGACTTTTAGTCGGAGATTCTGAAACCGAATCTACAGGAGTTTTAGTCTGTCATGATGCCTTAGAAAGTGTTATCGACGAAGCTGTTGCTAAAAACTGTAATCTAGTCGTTTGTTTTCACCCGATATTATTTTCTGGAATTAAAAAAATTACAGGCAAAAATTATGTGGAACGCGCTATTTTAAAAGCGATCAAAAACGATATTGCTATTTATGCCGTTCATACTGCACTTGACAATCATTCTCAAGGGGTAAATAAAATTTTCTGCGATGCATTAGGATTGAAAAATACTAAGGTTTTGATTCCGAAACAAAATTTCATTCAAAAACTAGTCACTTTTACCGTTCCTGATAATGCAGATAAAGTTCGAAATGCGATGTTTGCAGCTGGAGCCGGAACAATTGGAAATTATGACAATTGCAGTTTCAACACGGAAGGTTTTTTTACTTTTCAAGGAAATGAAGACAGCAATCCTGTAATTGGAGAAAAAGGAAAACTCCATACAGGAGAAGAAATTAAAATTGAAGTGGTTTTTGAAAAACATCTTCAGTCCAGAATTTTAAAAGCACTATTTGCCAATCATATTTACGAAGAAGTCGCTTATGAGATTTACGATTTAAAGAATTCTCACCAAAATATTGGTTTAGGAATGATTGGCGAGCTGGAAAACGAAATGGAAGAAAAAGATTTCCTTGTTTCTGTAAAAGAAAAAATGATTGCCGACGGAATTCGTCATTCTGCCTTTTTAGGCAAAAAAATAAAAAAAGTTGCCGTTTTGGGCGGTTCAGGAAGTTTTGCCATAAAAAACGCTATTCAAGCTGGAGCCGATGCATTTTTGACTGCCGATTTGAAGTATCATCAGTTTTATGAAGCTGAAAACAAGCTACTTTTGGCCGATATTGGTCATTTTGAGAGTGAACGCTATACAAAAAATTATATTGTTGATTATCTTCGAAAAAAAATTCTTAATTTTGCAATCATTTTATCGGAAGAAAATACAAATCCAGTTAAGTACTTATAG
- a CDS encoding DUF2683 family protein, protein MTTIKINEHTKTGKAFMEMFETFFKGLDGIEIVETDSYGQVNEEQSIYSAEFIEKVKKAEENIKQGKTTRLNPDDIWGSIL, encoded by the coding sequence ATGACAACTATAAAAATTAACGAACACACGAAGACAGGAAAAGCATTTATGGAAATGTTCGAAACTTTCTTTAAAGGTCTTGATGGTATTGAAATTGTTGAAACGGATAGTTATGGACAGGTTAATGAGGAGCAAAGTATTTATAGTGCCGAATTTATTGAAAAAGTTAAAAAAGCAGAAGAGAATATTAAACAAGGAAAAACGACAAGATTAAATCCAGATGATATATGGGGAAGTATTTTGTAG
- a CDS encoding magnesium transporter CorA family protein: protein MKAFYTNNNGLVEIQKWTSNCWIHIESPTESDKNYLLEELQIPEAFYNDIEDIDERPRIEIEDGWTLIIMRIPVKSGDIKIPFHTVPLGIIFKDDICVTISFYKTEIIADFVSYSQRKNIEIEDNFNLVLRLLLSSSVWYLKYLKQINHKIKLAEDNLEKSIKNEELQALLQIEKCFVFFITSLKANDVLFQRIKNLKAHKANYDPELLEDVEIELNQAQDTANIYNNILTGMMDAYASVISNNMNTIMKQMTSISIILMIPTLIASLYGMNVPNGLEESKYGIWILLLVSIILSTFGVLLFKRRRWF, encoded by the coding sequence ATGAAAGCCTTTTACACAAACAACAACGGATTGGTAGAAATCCAAAAATGGACTTCAAATTGCTGGATTCATATCGAATCTCCAACAGAATCAGATAAAAACTATTTATTAGAAGAACTTCAAATTCCTGAAGCTTTTTACAATGATATCGAGGATATCGACGAAAGACCCCGTATCGAAATCGAAGACGGCTGGACGCTTATCATTATGCGTATTCCAGTTAAAAGTGGCGATATCAAAATTCCTTTTCATACCGTTCCTCTCGGAATCATTTTTAAAGATGATATCTGTGTGACCATCAGTTTTTATAAAACAGAAATTATTGCCGATTTTGTATCGTATTCACAACGTAAAAACATCGAAATTGAAGATAATTTCAATCTTGTGCTGAGATTGCTTTTGTCATCAAGCGTTTGGTATTTGAAATATCTGAAACAAATCAATCACAAAATAAAACTTGCCGAGGATAACTTAGAGAAATCGATCAAAAATGAAGAATTGCAAGCCTTGCTTCAAATCGAAAAATGTTTTGTATTCTTTATCACTTCATTAAAAGCAAACGACGTTTTATTTCAAAGAATTAAAAATTTAAAAGCGCACAAAGCCAATTACGACCCAGAATTATTAGAAGATGTCGAAATCGAATTAAATCAGGCGCAAGATACAGCCAATATTTACAACAACATCTTAACAGGAATGATGGATGCATACGCTTCTGTAATTTCAAACAATATGAATACAATCATGAAGCAGATGACTTCCATTTCGATCATCTTAATGATTCCAACCCTAATTGCCAGTTTGTACGGAATGAATGTGCCAAACGGATTAGAAGAAAGCAAATACGGAATCTGGATTCTGCTTTTAGTTTCTATAATTCTATCTACTTTCGGAGTTCTTCTATTCAAAAGAAGAAGATGGTTTTAA
- the lpxK gene encoding tetraacyldisaccharide 4'-kinase has translation MNLLRKILFPFAILYGFITSIRNFLFDKGILKSTSFDLPVIAVGNLSVGGTGKTPQIEYLIRLLSDKYKVATLSRGYKRKSEGFVLADENSNAEILGDEPFQFYQKFPNVMVAVDANRTNGIQQLLSQNEKPEIILLDDAYQHRKVKAGFYILLTSYGDLYADDFMLPTGNLRESRSGAERASIVVVTKCPKILTEEEQTQIRSKLKLNPKQQVFFTFIDYDTVVYGKNETIAISEIKAESKLLLAGIAKPRPFFDYLKNESDECLTFPDHHHFSDADLDSIQIKANGRKIITTEKDYVRLKDSQLVDQLYYLPIKSSFINHQQDFDAAILKYLEI, from the coding sequence ATGAACTTACTTCGAAAAATACTTTTCCCTTTCGCTATTTTATACGGATTCATTACTTCAATCCGTAATTTTCTTTTTGATAAAGGAATTCTAAAATCAACTTCATTTGATCTGCCAGTTATTGCTGTTGGAAATTTGAGCGTGGGCGGAACCGGTAAAACACCACAAATAGAATATTTAATTCGATTGTTATCTGATAAGTATAAAGTTGCTACTTTGAGCCGCGGTTATAAAAGAAAATCGGAAGGTTTTGTTTTGGCTGATGAAAATTCAAATGCCGAAATTTTAGGTGATGAACCGTTTCAGTTTTATCAAAAATTTCCAAATGTAATGGTTGCTGTTGATGCGAATCGCACAAACGGAATTCAGCAATTACTTTCACAAAATGAAAAACCAGAAATTATTTTGCTTGATGATGCTTATCAGCACAGAAAAGTAAAAGCTGGTTTTTATATTTTACTGACTTCTTATGGCGATTTATATGCAGATGATTTTATGCTGCCAACGGGGAATTTACGTGAGAGCAGGAGCGGAGCAGAAAGAGCCAGTATAGTGGTTGTTACAAAATGCCCTAAAATTTTAACGGAAGAAGAACAGACGCAAATTAGATCAAAACTGAAATTAAATCCTAAACAGCAAGTCTTTTTTACTTTTATTGATTATGATACAGTTGTTTACGGCAAAAACGAAACAATTGCGATAAGCGAAATAAAAGCAGAGTCTAAACTTCTTTTGGCTGGAATTGCAAAACCAAGACCATTTTTTGACTACCTAAAAAATGAAAGTGATGAATGCTTGACTTTTCCAGATCATCATCATTTTTCTGATGCAGATCTAGATTCAATTCAAATCAAAGCAAATGGAAGAAAAATAATTACAACGGAGAAAGATTACGTGCGTTTAAAAGATTCGCAGTTAGTAGATCAATTGTATTATCTTCCAATAAAAAGTTCTTTCATTAATCATCAGCAAGATTTCGACGCTGCGATTTTAAAGTATTTAGAAATTTAA
- a CDS encoding winged helix-turn-helix domain-containing protein, whose protein sequence is MGIIDKLNKDFESRVRLGIMSVLMVNDWVDFTEMKALLNITDGNLASHSSALEKAGYIEVKKEFVGKKPKTSYQVTDLGRAAFKEHLSYLEKLMKS, encoded by the coding sequence ATGGGAATTATTGATAAACTAAATAAAGATTTTGAAAGCCGTGTCAGACTGGGTATAATGTCCGTTCTGATGGTTAACGACTGGGTAGATTTTACCGAGATGAAAGCGCTTTTGAATATCACCGATGGTAATTTAGCGAGTCATTCCTCTGCACTTGAAAAAGCGGGTTATATCGAAGTAAAGAAAGAATTTGTAGGTAAAAAGCCAAAAACCTCTTATCAGGTGACTGATTTGGGGCGTGCAGCTTTTAAAGAACACTTATCATACCTTGAAAAATTAATGAAATCATAA
- a CDS encoding zinc ribbon domain-containing protein, with protein MTNTKELSVEDKLRAIYDLQLIDSRIDEIRNVRGELPLEVEDLEDEVAGLSTRSEKLKGELEVIEEQIKAKKIAIEEHKEVIKKYTKQQESVRNNREFNSLTKEVEFQELEIQLAEKQIKEMKASIEHKKEVISNLKEKLDAKSSHLKHKKSELDAIMAETQKEETFLTEKSAEFASQIEDRLLAAYNRIRSSVRNGLAVVSIERGASAGSFFTIPPQTQVEIASRKKIITDEHSGRILVDTQLAEEEKEKMEQLFAKF; from the coding sequence ATGACGAATACGAAAGAATTAAGTGTTGAGGACAAGTTAAGAGCAATATACGATTTACAGCTTATTGACTCTAGAATTGACGAAATCAGAAACGTTAGAGGAGAACTTCCTTTAGAGGTTGAAGATTTAGAAGATGAAGTTGCAGGTTTGAGCACTCGTTCAGAAAAACTGAAAGGTGAACTTGAAGTGATTGAGGAGCAAATCAAAGCAAAAAAAATTGCTATTGAGGAGCATAAAGAGGTTATCAAGAAGTACACTAAACAACAAGAATCAGTACGTAACAACAGAGAATTTAATTCTTTGACAAAAGAAGTTGAATTTCAAGAATTAGAAATTCAATTGGCTGAAAAGCAAATCAAAGAAATGAAAGCTTCTATCGAGCACAAAAAAGAAGTTATTTCTAACTTAAAAGAAAAACTTGATGCTAAAAGCTCTCATTTAAAACATAAAAAATCTGAATTAGACGCTATCATGGCTGAAACTCAGAAAGAAGAAACTTTCTTAACTGAGAAATCTGCTGAATTTGCTTCACAAATCGAAGACAGATTATTGGCTGCTTACAACAGAATCAGAAGCAGTGTTCGTAACGGATTAGCTGTAGTTTCTATCGAAAGAGGAGCTTCTGCTGGATCTTTCTTTACAATTCCACCACAAACTCAGGTTGAAATTGCTTCAAGAAAGAAAATCATTACTGATGAGCACTCTGGAAGAATTTTAGTTGATACTCAGTTAGCTGAAGAAGAAAAAGAAAAAATGGAACAATTGTTCGCAAAATTCTAA